A portion of the Nitrospirota bacterium genome contains these proteins:
- the fliJ gene encoding flagellar export protein FliJ produces MPFRFRLQKVLEVRERIEENRRKELRTAMELYQAELQRLTALRRKHEEVQADFDERMRTGFVPYEGVIYQNYFRRSRQEIADQNGRIAKSKLNVDEKRKAYIQSRKEKQVIERFKERRFEEYRVEEERSQNKLLNELGVIAFNRPEESAQ; encoded by the coding sequence ATGCCGTTCCGTTTTCGCCTCCAGAAGGTCCTTGAAGTCCGCGAGCGGATTGAAGAGAATAGGCGTAAGGAACTCCGAACGGCCATGGAACTCTATCAAGCGGAATTGCAGCGGTTGACCGCCCTGCGACGGAAGCACGAAGAGGTCCAGGCGGACTTCGACGAGCGGATGCGTACAGGCTTTGTGCCCTACGAGGGTGTGATCTATCAGAACTACTTCCGGCGATCGCGACAGGAAATCGCCGACCAAAACGGACGCATTGCGAAGTCCAAGCTGAACGTGGATGAGAAACGGAAGGCCTACATACAGTCAAGGAAGGAAAAGCAGGTCATCGAGCGGTTCAAGGAGCGTCGGTTCGAGGAGTATCGGGTCGAAGAGGAGCGTTCGCAGAATAAGTTGCTCAATGAGCTTGGCGTGATCGCCTTCAACCGGCCGGAGGAAAGTGCCCAGTGA
- a CDS encoding methyltransferase domain-containing protein produces the protein MKWSAEDYARSSSEQERWAKETLGRIQFRGDECILDVGCGDGKITAGLAGLVPRGIVLGVDQSAEMVKYAGQNYPRSRFPNLGFEQGEASLLTFNARFDLIVSFSCLHWVHDHPKALKGFHRALRPGGRLLLQFGGEGNALPIRQITGEIIRRPKWAPHFQGFVEPWRFCSAREYRSWVKDAGFEAGRIELMPKDMAHRGVEGLKAWLRTTHGIPYFARLPESLREMFLDEELRAYVARYPLDAQGNTHVPMVRLEVEAVRPA, from the coding sequence ATGAAATGGAGCGCTGAGGACTACGCGCGGAGCTCGTCCGAACAGGAAAGGTGGGCGAAGGAGACCCTCGGCCGTATCCAATTCCGCGGAGATGAATGCATCCTCGACGTGGGCTGTGGCGATGGGAAGATCACGGCCGGGCTCGCAGGGCTTGTCCCCCGTGGAATCGTTCTCGGCGTGGACCAATCCGCCGAAATGGTGAAGTATGCAGGCCAGAACTACCCGCGGAGTCGGTTCCCCAACCTGGGATTCGAGCAAGGCGAGGCCAGTCTCCTCACGTTCAACGCGCGATTCGATCTCATCGTATCGTTCTCCTGCCTTCACTGGGTGCACGATCACCCCAAGGCGCTGAAAGGATTCCATCGGGCCTTGCGTCCGGGTGGACGACTTCTTCTCCAATTCGGCGGCGAGGGGAACGCCCTTCCGATCCGTCAAATCACCGGTGAAATCATCCGGAGGCCGAAGTGGGCCCCCCACTTCCAAGGATTCGTAGAGCCCTGGCGATTTTGTTCAGCCCGGGAGTATCGGAGTTGGGTCAAGGACGCGGGATTCGAGGCGGGCCGGATCGAGCTTATGCCGAAAGACATGGCCCACCGAGGCGTGGAGGGTCTCAAGGCCTGGCTCCGGACGACCCACGGCATTCCCTATTTCGCGCGACTGCCCGAATCGCTCCGGGAGATGTTTCTCGATGAAGAACTGCGCGCATACGTGGCGCGATATCCGTTGGACGCCCAGGGGAACACTCACGTCCCCATGGTCCGGTTGGAAGTGGAGGCCGTCAGGCCGGCGTAG
- the fliG gene encoding flagellar motor switch protein FliG: MAVTEFKGLEKVAILLVAWGEEVTANVLKNMKEADVQDLTLAMSTVQGMRQEVVEKVAKEFYDDIAKGQIMSSDYNFIRNSLVKALGEDKAAELMEGLFFADQEARLVILNKLDAKTLLTFLKNEHPQTVAVILANMNPNRAAEVLTGLPPELQSDIVKRVAKLERISSDMVREIDRALHDEFRTGALASAKVGGVPAVAEMLNQVDRAAEEDILAKIEEEDPELAESIRHHMFTFEDLIYIDDRGMQDLMKEVNREDLVKSMKTGSEELKEKIFRNMSKRAAEMVREELSLLGPMRLSDVERAQREVIQVARRLQDEGKIVISKGGGEALV, encoded by the coding sequence ATGGCGGTGACGGAATTCAAGGGACTGGAAAAAGTCGCGATCCTTCTCGTGGCTTGGGGTGAAGAGGTGACGGCCAACGTCCTCAAGAACATGAAAGAAGCGGATGTGCAGGACCTTACCTTGGCCATGTCCACCGTGCAGGGTATGCGACAGGAAGTCGTCGAGAAAGTCGCCAAGGAATTCTACGACGACATCGCCAAGGGCCAGATCATGAGTTCCGACTACAATTTCATCCGGAACTCGCTCGTGAAGGCGCTGGGTGAGGACAAGGCCGCCGAACTCATGGAAGGCCTCTTCTTCGCGGATCAGGAAGCCCGGCTCGTTATTCTCAACAAGCTGGACGCCAAGACGCTCCTCACTTTTCTGAAGAACGAACATCCGCAAACCGTCGCCGTCATCTTGGCGAACATGAACCCCAATCGGGCCGCGGAAGTGCTCACCGGGCTCCCCCCGGAACTCCAAAGTGATATTGTTAAGCGCGTGGCGAAACTGGAACGCATCTCCTCGGACATGGTCCGTGAAATCGACCGCGCCCTGCACGACGAATTCCGCACCGGAGCCCTGGCGAGTGCGAAAGTGGGCGGCGTTCCCGCCGTGGCCGAGATGCTCAACCAGGTGGACCGGGCGGCGGAAGAGGACATCCTGGCGAAGATCGAGGAAGAAGACCCCGAGCTGGCCGAGTCGATCCGTCACCACATGTTCACCTTCGAGGATCTCATCTACATCGACGACCGAGGCATGCAGGATCTCATGAAGGAGGTCAACCGCGAGGACCTCGTCAAGAGCATGAAGACCGGCTCTGAGGAGTTGAAAGAGAAAATCTTCCGGAACATGTCCAAACGCGCGGCGGAAATGGTCCGCGAGGAACTCAGCCTACTGGGGCCCATGCGGTTGAGCGACGTTGAGCGTGCACAGCGCGAAGTCATTCAAGTGGCCCGGCGGCTCCAGGACGAGGGGAAGATCGTGATCTCCAAGGGCGGAGGCGAGGCCCTCGTCTAG
- a CDS encoding FliI/YscN family ATPase, translating into MVLGLDRYLDAVERVDPVRVNGTVIEVTGLAIIGHGPGSSIGSLCEIITEGGKVLGAEVVGFREGKVILMPLGDTQGIGPGAKIVHKGRVATVRVGRSMLGRVFDGVGNPYDDKGSLDAETEWPIYTTPINPLKRARIREPLDVGVRAINGMLTVGKGQRMGIFAGSGVGKSTLLGMMARRTKADVSVVALIGERGREVREFIEKSLGDEGRKRSVVVVATSDQPPLIRLRGAFAAMSIAEYFRSLGADVLFMMDSITRFAMAQREVGLVVGEPPTSRGYTPSVFSMFPKILERAGTWDKPGSITGFFTILVEQDDINDPIGDAVRAILDGHIMLSRSLAARNHYPSIDILQSISRTMIDCVPKEQMVLTKKALTVLSDYREAEDLINIGAYVKGSSPKIDYALNYVDRVNQYLQQDVEAGITLPESVSHLQRVFS; encoded by the coding sequence ATGGTGCTAGGCCTCGATCGATATCTGGACGCCGTGGAGCGGGTGGACCCCGTTCGCGTGAACGGCACGGTCATCGAAGTCACCGGATTGGCCATCATCGGCCACGGTCCCGGCTCCAGCATCGGAAGCCTCTGCGAAATCATCACCGAGGGCGGAAAAGTTCTCGGCGCGGAGGTCGTCGGATTTCGTGAGGGGAAAGTCATCCTCATGCCCCTCGGAGACACGCAGGGCATCGGTCCCGGCGCCAAGATCGTGCATAAGGGCCGCGTGGCCACCGTGCGCGTGGGCCGGAGCATGTTGGGCCGGGTGTTCGACGGTGTGGGAAACCCGTATGACGACAAGGGATCGCTGGACGCCGAGACGGAGTGGCCGATCTACACCACGCCGATCAACCCGCTCAAGCGGGCGCGAATTCGCGAGCCGCTCGACGTGGGGGTTCGCGCGATCAACGGGATGCTGACTGTGGGAAAAGGCCAGCGCATGGGAATTTTTGCGGGGTCCGGAGTCGGCAAGAGCACCCTCCTCGGGATGATGGCAAGGCGGACGAAGGCCGACGTGTCGGTGGTGGCGCTCATCGGCGAACGAGGACGTGAAGTGCGGGAGTTCATCGAGAAGAGTTTGGGTGACGAGGGACGCAAGCGCTCCGTGGTGGTCGTGGCGACCTCGGATCAACCGCCCCTGATCCGCCTCCGCGGCGCATTCGCGGCCATGAGCATCGCGGAATATTTCCGATCGCTCGGGGCGGACGTCCTGTTCATGATGGATTCCATTACCCGGTTCGCCATGGCCCAGAGGGAGGTGGGCCTCGTTGTGGGCGAGCCCCCGACGTCGCGGGGATACACGCCCTCGGTCTTCTCGATGTTTCCAAAAATTCTGGAGCGCGCGGGGACCTGGGACAAACCGGGGAGCATCACGGGCTTCTTCACCATCCTCGTGGAGCAGGACGACATCAACGATCCCATCGGCGATGCCGTACGTGCCATTCTCGACGGGCATATCATGCTCTCACGCTCCCTGGCAGCCCGGAACCACTACCCCTCGATCGACATCCTCCAAAGCATCAGCAGGACCATGATCGACTGCGTGCCTAAGGAGCAGATGGTGCTCACCAAGAAGGCGCTCACCGTGCTCTCGGACTACCGCGAGGCGGAAGACCTCATCAACATCGGGGCCTACGTCAAGGGGTCCAGCCCCAAGATCGACTACGCCCTCAATTATGTGGACCGGGTGAACCAGTACCTCCAACAGGATGTGGAGGCCGGCATCACCCTGCCCGAGAGCGTCAGCCACCTCCAACGGGTCTTTTCATGA
- a CDS encoding cytochrome P460 family protein, with translation MRAGIKFPILLSAVIAAGFILASCSDEDEPNASPGELPTSAETPTASTGLGPTGTDSSSTTTAPSSPTKPTAEALWARLLEADPPANWKLLPGYEWPRLGTSSAHGLGVENVYVNPESEAAIQPGLTGPMPNGTTIVKYIYANKDPAGKGELKIVAAIQKGEGFNPEAGDWVWVEFNGTGRVVAQQSSGKSGSCTSCHSGAQRDFIWLAK, from the coding sequence ATGCGCGCGGGTATCAAATTTCCGATCCTCCTTTCCGCCGTCATCGCGGCCGGATTTATTCTTGCGTCCTGCTCGGACGAGGACGAACCCAACGCTTCGCCCGGCGAATTGCCGACAAGTGCGGAGACCCCCACCGCTTCGACCGGGCTTGGACCGACCGGGACAGACTCTTCATCGACCACAACCGCCCCTTCTAGCCCCACCAAGCCCACCGCAGAGGCGCTCTGGGCGCGTCTTCTTGAGGCAGACCCTCCCGCGAACTGGAAACTCCTGCCGGGATACGAGTGGCCGCGCTTGGGCACGTCCTCCGCTCATGGATTGGGTGTGGAGAACGTGTATGTGAATCCCGAATCGGAGGCGGCAATCCAACCTGGTCTTACCGGTCCGATGCCGAACGGCACCACGATCGTCAAGTACATCTACGCGAACAAGGATCCGGCCGGCAAGGGTGAGTTGAAAATCGTTGCCGCAATACAAAAAGGGGAAGGATTCAATCCCGAGGCGGGCGATTGGGTGTGGGTGGAGTTCAACGGGACCGGCCGGGTCGTGGCGCAGCAATCCTCCGGCAAAAGCGGGTCCTGCACCTCCTGTCACTCCGGCGCCCAGCGCGACTTCATCTGGCTGGCCAAGTAA
- a CDS encoding outer membrane protein transport protein → MKSEVKLRLGVLLLLVLITHHASLITAASANGLYVADNGPKAMGMGGAFTARPTDAFALYYNPAGLSALRHREAYLSLGGLFWQSSFARKPASDATGPDSTTTYPYGTNFPRVDNEALPTPLPAAFLVWPFAWHRLTLGGGFMTPVGPLFLEYPEDGPQRFMIIDSARTESYVMLGGAGELFKGLSFGGVFILDSVTLKLRQAILASAHTTESPAREGLAELNVDKFAEPTFIVGGRYATDKLSVGVAYQRGSDLQLKGTLDARIQTQLNQILGMSMFGEQPVSIRTTKDVSVMLRTPHVVRSGLGYQFGKFYSELDFDYWQWSRFKEFRIDIADTSLPLDPPLNIGVSLAGFEVQQSLSDLSLEDRVIPQPLKDTMDLRWGGEYHWSEPLDLRAGIHYQPGAVPTRDLTPLTFDAQTVGLTAGCTRRFGRFYLDASAAAYLMATRKVEHSEITGYNGLTGSDPTTKDLMEKLLGYDVEDPVVGNGTFAGSAYLLYLGAGYQF, encoded by the coding sequence GTGAAGTCTGAAGTGAAGCTCCGCCTTGGAGTTCTGCTGCTTCTTGTTCTCATCACTCATCACGCATCGCTCATCACCGCCGCTTCGGCGAACGGCTTGTACGTGGCCGACAACGGTCCAAAGGCGATGGGAATGGGCGGCGCCTTCACGGCGCGGCCGACCGATGCCTTTGCCCTCTATTACAATCCCGCGGGGCTGAGTGCGCTGCGTCACCGCGAGGCCTATCTCTCTTTGGGCGGGCTCTTCTGGCAATCGAGCTTTGCGAGGAAGCCCGCGTCGGATGCGACAGGTCCCGACAGCACGACCACCTATCCGTATGGGACGAATTTTCCCAGGGTGGACAACGAAGCGTTGCCCACGCCCTTGCCGGCCGCGTTCCTCGTCTGGCCGTTCGCGTGGCACCGCCTCACCTTGGGCGGGGGCTTCATGACGCCCGTCGGTCCGCTCTTCCTCGAATACCCGGAGGACGGCCCTCAGCGATTCATGATCATCGACAGCGCCAGAACGGAATCCTACGTGATGCTGGGCGGCGCGGGCGAACTGTTCAAGGGACTCTCCTTCGGAGGCGTATTCATCCTAGACAGTGTCACTCTCAAGCTCCGCCAGGCCATCCTGGCCTCCGCGCATACGACGGAAAGTCCGGCCCGGGAGGGCCTCGCCGAACTGAATGTGGACAAGTTCGCCGAACCCACGTTCATCGTGGGGGGACGCTACGCCACCGACAAACTCTCCGTGGGCGTCGCCTACCAACGTGGGTCGGACCTGCAATTGAAAGGCACTCTCGACGCTCGGATTCAAACACAGCTCAACCAGATTCTCGGCATGAGCATGTTCGGGGAGCAACCGGTATCGATCAGGACAACCAAGGACGTCAGTGTCATGCTGAGAACCCCCCACGTTGTCCGGTCCGGACTGGGTTATCAATTCGGCAAGTTCTACAGCGAGTTGGATTTTGACTATTGGCAATGGAGCCGATTCAAGGAGTTCCGGATCGACATCGCCGATACATCCCTGCCCCTCGATCCGCCGCTGAATATCGGCGTCAGCCTGGCCGGATTCGAAGTCCAGCAATCCCTCTCGGACCTGAGCCTTGAAGACCGCGTCATCCCGCAGCCCTTGAAGGATACGATGGACTTGAGATGGGGAGGCGAGTACCACTGGTCCGAACCGCTCGACCTCCGGGCGGGAATCCACTACCAGCCCGGCGCCGTTCCCACCCGGGACTTGACCCCGCTCACTTTCGACGCGCAGACGGTCGGCCTCACCGCCGGATGCACCCGGCGATTCGGACGGTTCTACCTGGACGCATCTGCCGCCGCTTACCTCATGGCCACTCGGAAGGTGGAACACAGCGAAATCACCGGTTACAACGGCCTGACAGGGAGCGATCCCACAACGAAAGATCTGATGGAGAAACTCCTTGGCTACGACGTCGAAGATCCCGTGGTCGGGAACGGGACGTTTGCCGGAAGCGCGTACCTGCTCTACCTTGGAGCGGGTTATCAGTTTTGA
- a CDS encoding class I SAM-dependent methyltransferase: MPVSVMEIITEVKPESNRRYRVTHSSGRSLRLNRVSQESSSSSQYVYKDFSGSSHRLVLNAVRAMPPRLRICDVGCGDGYLSRELRSQAHYVVGLDSRPPTPGHEAWDRFYESDLAAHPTRSLEGEPPFDLILMADILEHLPEPEATLRDFLRTLKPGGRLIISVPNVANLYVRLHLLTGRFEYQDRGILDRGHLRFFTQATFLRMLAACGLQVEHFWGSVIPWPLIWPRFFARNRFDWINRLLYVLTQAWINLLAYQFVAQVKLGNSESF; this comes from the coding sequence ATGCCCGTATCCGTCATGGAAATCATCACGGAAGTCAAACCGGAATCCAATCGAAGATATCGGGTTACCCATTCCAGCGGTCGGAGTCTTCGTCTTAATCGGGTGAGCCAGGAGTCTTCGTCCTCCAGCCAATATGTCTATAAGGATTTTTCCGGCAGCAGTCACCGGCTTGTTCTGAACGCCGTCCGAGCGATGCCTCCCCGTCTCAGAATCTGCGACGTCGGCTGCGGAGACGGTTACCTGTCCCGCGAGCTGAGGTCGCAAGCCCACTATGTCGTCGGCCTGGACAGTCGTCCTCCCACTCCCGGGCATGAGGCTTGGGATCGTTTCTACGAGTCGGATCTGGCGGCTCACCCAACCCGGAGTCTGGAAGGTGAGCCACCGTTCGACCTGATCCTGATGGCCGATATCCTGGAGCATCTCCCGGAGCCAGAGGCCACCCTTCGAGACTTCCTCCGAACCCTGAAGCCCGGGGGCCGGCTGATCATCTCCGTGCCCAACGTGGCGAACCTCTACGTACGGCTTCATCTCCTGACGGGGAGGTTCGAATACCAGGACCGCGGCATACTGGACCGTGGACATCTCCGCTTTTTCACTCAGGCAACGTTCCTGCGAATGCTGGCCGCGTGCGGCCTCCAGGTCGAGCACTTTTGGGGCTCCGTCATTCCGTGGCCCTTGATCTGGCCGAGGTTCTTTGCGCGGAACCGCTTCGACTGGATCAACCGGCTCCTCTACGTCCTGACCCAGGCGTGGATCAACCTGCTGGCGTATCAGTTCGTTGCTCAGGTCAAGCTTGGCAATTCCGAATCGTTTTGA